Proteins encoded in a region of the Isosphaeraceae bacterium EP7 genome:
- the sufB gene encoding Fe-S cluster assembly protein SufB — protein MATDLNTQVQGIKDEYKYGFHDSEANYSFKSGKGLNREIVEQISEMKSEPKWMRDIRLKALEAFWQKPTPTWGGELCDLNYNDIRYYMKAADRQGKSWDDVPADIKNTFDKLGIPDAERKFLAGVGAQYDSEVVYHSLREDLSAKGVIFVDTDTALREYEDLVRQYFGTIIPYQDNKFAALNTAVWSGGSFVYIPAGVKVDIPLQAYFRINAENMGQFERTLIIVEEGAQVHYVEGCTAPVYTTESLHSAVVEVVVKKGARCRYTTIQNWASNIYNLVTKRAVAYEDALMEWVDGNLGSRLTMKYPAVYMMGKGARGEILSIAFAGKGQHQDAGAKVVHAAPYTSSRIISKSISKNGGRATYRGLLKVADGAKGSKSNVVCDALILDDQSRSDTYPYIEIDEDDVKIGHEASVSKIGEEQLFYLMSRGLSEAEAATMIVSGFIEPLVKELPMEYAVEMNKLIELQMEGSVG, from the coding sequence ATGGCGACCGACCTGAACACCCAGGTCCAGGGCATCAAGGACGAGTACAAGTACGGCTTCCACGACTCGGAAGCCAACTACTCGTTCAAGAGCGGCAAGGGCCTCAACCGCGAGATCGTCGAGCAGATCTCCGAGATGAAGAGCGAGCCCAAGTGGATGCGAGACATCCGCCTGAAGGCGCTCGAGGCCTTCTGGCAGAAGCCCACGCCGACCTGGGGCGGCGAGCTCTGCGACCTCAACTACAACGACATCCGCTACTACATGAAGGCCGCCGACCGCCAGGGCAAGTCCTGGGACGACGTGCCGGCCGACATCAAGAACACGTTCGACAAGCTGGGCATCCCCGACGCCGAACGCAAGTTCCTGGCCGGCGTGGGCGCCCAGTATGACTCGGAGGTGGTCTACCACAGCCTCCGCGAAGACCTCTCCGCCAAGGGCGTGATCTTCGTCGACACCGACACTGCCCTCCGCGAGTACGAGGACCTGGTCCGCCAGTACTTCGGCACGATCATCCCCTACCAGGACAACAAGTTCGCCGCCCTGAACACGGCGGTCTGGTCGGGCGGATCGTTCGTCTACATCCCCGCCGGCGTGAAGGTCGACATCCCGCTTCAGGCCTATTTCCGGATCAATGCCGAGAATATGGGCCAGTTCGAGCGGACCCTGATCATCGTCGAGGAAGGCGCCCAGGTCCACTACGTCGAAGGGTGTACCGCCCCGGTCTACACCACCGAGAGCCTCCACTCCGCGGTGGTCGAGGTCGTCGTCAAGAAGGGTGCCCGCTGCCGGTACACGACCATCCAGAACTGGGCGAGCAACATCTACAACCTCGTGACCAAGCGCGCGGTCGCCTACGAGGATGCCCTGATGGAGTGGGTCGACGGCAACCTGGGCAGCCGCCTGACCATGAAGTACCCCGCCGTCTACATGATGGGCAAGGGGGCCCGCGGCGAGATCCTCTCGATCGCGTTCGCCGGCAAGGGCCAGCATCAGGACGCCGGCGCCAAGGTCGTGCACGCCGCGCCTTACACCAGCTCGCGGATCATCTCCAAGAGCATCAGCAAGAACGGCGGCCGGGCCACCTATCGCGGCCTCCTGAAGGTGGCCGACGGTGCCAAGGGCTCCAAGTCCAACGTCGTCTGCGACGCCCTCATCCTCGACGACCAGAGCCGTTCGGATACCTATCCGTACATCGAGATCGACGAGGATGACGTCAAGATCGGCCACGAGGCCAGCGTCTCGAAGATCGGCGAGGAGCAGCTCTTCTACCTGATGAGCCGCGGCCTGTCCGAGGCCGAGGCCGCCACGATGATCGTCAGCGGTTTCATCGAGCCCCTGGTCAAGGAGCTGCCGATGGAATACGCCGTCGAGATGAACAAGCTCATCGAGCTGCAGATGGAAGGCTCGGTCGGCTGA
- the sufC gene encoding Fe-S cluster assembly ATPase SufC, with translation MSKVLKIEGLRVAIDGKEILKGVDLTIKQGEVHALMGPNGSGKSTLSYALAGHPNYEVTGGTATLDGVDLLAMEADERAKAGLFLAFQYPTSIPGVTVANFLRHAVSNVRNPDRKEGHELISMRDFRKEIRSEMDELGMDQEFARRYLNEGFSGGEKKRAEVLQLSMLRPAFAILDETDSGLDIDAVRTVSEGVNRVAAKYDTGILVITHYQRILDYIKPGFVHILFGGKIVEDGGPELVDQLEREGYGWIREKYPEAARDEEDLEQAAPKPAATL, from the coding sequence ATGAGCAAGGTGCTGAAGATCGAGGGGTTGCGGGTCGCCATCGACGGCAAGGAGATCCTCAAGGGGGTCGACCTGACCATCAAGCAGGGCGAGGTGCACGCGCTGATGGGCCCGAACGGCTCCGGCAAGAGCACGCTGAGCTACGCCCTGGCGGGCCACCCCAACTATGAAGTGACCGGCGGCACGGCCACCCTGGACGGGGTCGACCTGCTGGCGATGGAGGCCGACGAGCGTGCCAAGGCCGGCCTGTTCCTCGCCTTCCAGTACCCGACGTCGATCCCGGGCGTCACCGTGGCCAACTTCCTCCGCCACGCCGTCAGCAACGTCCGCAACCCCGACCGCAAGGAAGGGCACGAGCTGATCTCGATGAGGGACTTCCGCAAGGAGATCCGCTCCGAGATGGACGAGCTGGGCATGGACCAGGAGTTCGCCCGCCGCTACCTCAACGAGGGGTTCTCCGGCGGCGAGAAGAAGCGAGCCGAGGTCCTCCAGCTCTCAATGCTCAGGCCCGCCTTCGCCATCCTCGACGAGACCGACAGCGGCCTCGACATCGACGCCGTCCGCACGGTCAGCGAAGGGGTCAACCGGGTCGCCGCCAAGTACGACACCGGCATCCTGGTCATCACCCACTACCAGCGCATCCTGGACTACATCAAGCCCGGGTTCGTGCACATCCTCTTCGGCGGCAAGATCGTCGAGGACGGCGGGCCCGAGCTGGTCGACCAGCTCGAGCGCGAGGGCTACGGCTGGATCCGCGAGAAATACCCCGAGGCCGCACGCGACGAGGAAGATCTGGAGCAGGCCGCGCCCAAGCCGGCCGCCACCCTCTGA
- a CDS encoding MarR family transcriptional regulator, with protein MNSGAGPRNSTDTTDRPLLDLLRREGSLTVAELAERLGVTANAVRVRLTRLTDSGLIERQSEPGGRGRPRHTYRASAEAQRRLGQNYADLALALWEEMMQAVDDRKLRRLLFGRVTDRLADLYRAQLDGGDWQGRLVQLGAMLGDRGIEAEILNKADSLGPTLRQHSCPYHALAELDRGICAMERKMFEKVVGQALRLSQCRLDGDRCCDFEPKAVVARTE; from the coding sequence ATGAACAGCGGCGCAGGTCCTCGAAACTCGACCGACACGACGGACCGACCGTTACTCGACCTGCTCCGGCGTGAAGGGTCATTGACCGTTGCCGAGCTCGCCGAACGCCTGGGCGTGACGGCGAACGCGGTGCGGGTGAGGCTGACGCGGCTGACCGACTCGGGCCTGATCGAACGCCAGTCCGAGCCCGGCGGCAGGGGCCGCCCGAGGCACACCTATCGGGCCAGCGCCGAGGCCCAGCGGCGGCTCGGGCAGAATTATGCCGACCTGGCCCTGGCCCTCTGGGAAGAGATGATGCAGGCGGTCGACGACCGCAAGCTGCGTCGCTTGCTCTTCGGCCGGGTCACCGATCGCCTGGCCGACCTCTATCGGGCCCAGCTCGACGGCGGCGACTGGCAGGGGCGACTGGTGCAGCTCGGGGCGATGCTGGGCGACCGGGGGATCGAGGCCGAGATCCTGAACAAGGCCGACAGCCTGGGGCCGACCTTGCGGCAGCACTCGTGCCCCTATCACGCGCTGGCCGAGCTGGACCGGGGCATCTGCGCCATGGAGCGCAAGATGTTCGAGAAGGTGGTGGGCCAGGCCCTCAGGCTGAGCCAGTGCCGCCTGGACGGCGACCGCTGCTGCGACTTCGAGCCCAAGGCCGTCGTCGCCCGGACCGAGTGA
- a CDS encoding ATP-binding cassette domain-containing protein, with translation MDAIAIRGVSKSFGQTAAVDDLSLTVPRGSLYGFIGPNGSGKTTTLRMIMRILMPDRGEVEVLGETSSRSARDRVAYLPEERGLYKKMAVGRLIRYYARLKGLHGPELDLGVNTWLERMGLADWADKKVDALSKGMAQKVQFIAAVVAKPDVLILDEPFSGLDPVNAEVLKDAILDLKRQGTTIVFSTHDMSVAEQLCDRIFMIFKGKKVLDGSLDEIQELYGYDTLKVRTAAGASVLDEIDLIDGYNDQGNYQEVRTEADPQAVLAALIARTQVLHFEIARPSLRDIFVRIANPEPEGAEIHA, from the coding sequence ATGGACGCCATCGCCATCCGGGGTGTGTCCAAGTCCTTCGGCCAGACCGCGGCCGTCGACGACCTCTCGCTGACGGTCCCTCGTGGGTCGCTCTATGGCTTTATCGGGCCCAACGGCTCGGGCAAGACGACCACGCTGCGCATGATCATGCGCATCCTGATGCCGGACCGCGGCGAGGTCGAGGTCCTGGGCGAGACATCCAGCCGATCCGCCCGCGACCGGGTGGCCTACCTTCCCGAGGAGCGCGGGCTCTACAAGAAGATGGCTGTCGGCCGCCTGATTCGCTATTACGCACGCCTCAAGGGATTGCACGGGCCGGAACTGGACCTGGGCGTCAATACCTGGCTCGAGCGGATGGGGCTGGCGGACTGGGCCGACAAGAAGGTTGACGCCCTGTCCAAAGGGATGGCCCAGAAGGTCCAGTTCATCGCCGCGGTGGTCGCCAAGCCCGACGTCCTGATCCTCGACGAGCCGTTCTCGGGGCTCGACCCGGTCAACGCCGAGGTGCTCAAGGACGCGATCCTCGACCTGAAGCGGCAGGGCACCACCATCGTCTTCTCCACCCACGACATGAGCGTGGCCGAGCAGCTCTGCGACCGGATCTTCATGATCTTCAAGGGGAAGAAGGTGCTCGACGGCTCCCTCGACGAGATCCAGGAGCTCTACGGCTACGACACCCTCAAGGTGAGGACCGCCGCGGGCGCCTCGGTGCTCGACGAGATCGACCTCATCGACGGCTACAACGACCAGGGGAACTACCAGGAGGTGCGCACCGAGGCCGACCCGCAGGCGGTCCTTGCCGCCCTGATCGCCCGGACGCAGGTGTTGCACTTCGAGATCGCCCGCCCTTCGCTCCGCGACATCTTCGTCCGGATCGCCAACCCCGAGCCGGAAGGAGCCGAGATCCATGCGTAA